One window from the genome of Plasmodium relictum strain SGS1 genome assembly, chromosome: 12 encodes:
- the CCp1 gene encoding LCCL domain-containing protein, putative yields MRYLLYYLCYIILKCFVSGQESATNFYKFIDSYASSTYISEESGSSLYDAKRAIQNNPNYWCSSGYHSKDEEITWIGYLNTKGFIKGVKISWEYSPELVKISVSPDGENFKTVIPYKRISGNEASFEEIYFFKKLEEAISIKIGLKNPIHKYFGIREVKIIGGGNPYFLLLSGVTSEHEMCLQVEEGLINIDNTSVILDSCVNALSSGDGRELWKTNSNNQIISAFSDPPKCLAVINLDNLENNKIVLYDCLRALEDGDGKSNWIFESNSQIRLQKSGEALCISQKNVYGNIPGVHDILLNLDVSIDSNSTLDDDHNPDNTIDGNLNSYWASATFSDNYEHLVYLILDLNKLAEISRIKIFWEYPPLHYNIEASSDNKNFKVIVENLANPSHVTIDTLKNIETRYIKISMIKPHPNHGKMEDQFLYGIRSIEVQANNLETVIGYCRDVANSDDARDKYFVEYITEFDKDLTNKLINIEDDVAKNVNSISDNLSKLEELLPNIETCLHEKKGYDEELKESKEKANELNNKLSSLVSVNLINDNDLLKLGMFPGDSSSYPASDCSVIRNLQENPQSGFYWIKPKCSPESLRVYCDMNSSTSIYVWNGNPPKSPDHLIGNIINSVDDIRYHCAEVGLEPLILRSKYQLNSLILALKKIGFSLNGKINIPLAYDYSCDHGSCSGKFHDLMNGNIDLTTLIYLKTSESPDSTKIRQTAGISYDDGSFKFFNLETSDISAIVCSTNSTENDAALQYLSINCETTALEDYFNSIINTNIVVLCPIGCDNEKFQNAAIYGSKGIYSDNSSICRAAIHYGIIDTKGGLVNVTIESGLDHYEGSISNNIESISLNKNKNGLLDIIINENNESIKEESTSFHHRTIRISDLIEDCPIDLFHFNQTSFVQKESLREPKEIKYNEEENTENINLHELIDMLLNNIDAIHGVDSSIISSVQSETIKILEKTKKELRPADLLSKKQIEDAISLYNLTENLTLYLYELSEKYIYDLEKLKERLEELKRAQKVAYNFGTFKLNYETMNFSSHFRIFDSKFMKNKPSTWGYADTNILGHKNSIGQMKSISSTEIGEGSYAKLKGLNFYDSEIIVSVLGRGNGCLGVVFRAKDDFNFYLFDICNKEGVKRLSKVENGHVQILTESYGEVNINNQWNKFKIITDHGNIDIYELNEDSEEIKILSSLDERFLSGTVGLYSQIHGQGTFFDDLEIIAHPCSELSKKNKNSQNSTYNCPFYKENYITTKFPYTIINDTNYYWRFEDDNDNNHLLCSKNMKDGVSSDDKYTIALLKQRKCTEGNFTFDINFYNGDDNNNESYIYVLFHFENEFNYNALEIRYDSIRFFTNINSKIETLSELKDNEQIKKLRIENEWAHVKLSFDKTKFQVIINNNDYHLELDTGNIDQKIIRPGYVGFLVYNFVEVKFDSIVLSPPVSNQYENFVQIKSKVWASCEESIHVLNRRSSCETDIYPNETKEKHIECIKNFCEECCLHHTQLLDSNEKKKCETHCKKNDHLAAKMQKVFEKFLDKCVSLEENKDYEKCDANDGVCKNKVCILCCKKNDPANSKEFKGLSVTESKDIQEKEIIECQFQCNHIHSTKK; encoded by the coding sequence ATGcgatatttattatattatttgtgctatattattttaaaatgttttGTCAGTGGGCAAGAATCTGCaacaaatttttataagtttATTGATTCATATGCATCTTCTACATACATATCAGAGGAATCAGGAAGTTCACTTTATGATGCTAAAAGAGCAATTCAAAATAACCCTAATTATTGGTGTAGTTCTGGGTACCATTCAAAAGATGAAGAAATTACATGGATTGGATATTTAAATACAAAAGGATTTATTAAAGGAGTAAAAATTTCTTGGGAATATTCCCCAGAATTAGTAAAAATATCTGTATCTCCAGATggagaaaattttaaaactgTAATTCCATATAAACGAATTTCTGGAAATGAAGCATCTTTTGAagagatatatttttttaaaaaattagaagaaGCTATATCAATTAAAATAGGATTAAAAAATCCTATTCACAAATATTTCGGTATAAGAGAAGTTAAGATTATTGGCGGAGGGAATCCATACTTTTTGCTGTTATCAGGAGTTACAAGTGAGCATGAAATGTGTTTACAGGTAGAAGAGGgattaataaatattgatAACACTTCAGTAATTTTAGATTCTTGTGTAAACGCTTTATCTAGCGGTGATGGAAGGGAGCTATGGAAAACAAACTCAAACAATCAAATTATTAGCGCCTTTAGTGACCCCCCCAAATGTCTAGCTGTTATTAATTTagataatttagaaaataataaaatagtttTATATGATTGCTTAAGAGCATTAGAGGACGGTGATGGAAAATCTAATTGGATTTTCGAGTCTAATTCACAAATAAGATTACAAAAAAGTGGTGAAGCTTTATGTATTTCtcaaaaaaatgtttatggAAACATACCAGGAGTTCACGACATCCTTCTGAACTTGGATGTATCTATTGATTCTAATTCTACTCTGGATGATGATCACAATCCCGATAACACTATAGATGGAAATTTGAACAGTTACTGGGCTTCTGCAACATTTTCGGATAATTACGAGCATTTGGTTTACTTGATATtagatttaaataaattagcaGAAATATCtagaataaaaattttttgggAATATCCGCCCTTACATTATAATATAGAAGCCAGCtcagataataaaaattttaaagttaTTGTAGAAAATTTAGCTAACCCAAGTCACGTAACTATagatacattaaaaaatatagaaacaagatatattaaaatatcaaTGATTAAACCTCATCCTAACCACGGAAAAATGGAGGATCAATTTTTGTATGGAATAAGATCTATAGAAGTTCAAGCTAACAATTTAGAAACAGTTATTGGATATTGCAGAGATGTTGCTAATTCAGATGATGCTAGAGATAAATATTTTGTAGAATATATTACAGAATTTGATAAAGATTTaactaataaattaattaatattgAAGATGATGTAgcaaaaaatgtaaattctATTAGTGATAATTTATCTAAGCTAGAAGAATTATTGCCTAATATTGAAACTTGCTTACATGAGAAAAAAGGATACGatgaagaattaaaagaGTCCAAAGAAAAAGCGAacgaattaaataataagttATCCTCTTTAGTATCagtaaatttaattaatgataatgatttattaaaattaggTATGTTTCCTGGTGATTCTTCATCATATCCAGCTAGCGATTGTTCAGTAATAAGAAATCTTCAAGAAAACCCTCAATCAGGATTTTATTGGATAAAACCAAAGTGCTCACCTGAATCATTGAGGGTATATTGTGATATGAATTCTAGCACATCCATATATGTATGGAATGGAAATCCTCCCAAATCCCCTGATCATTTAATaggaaatattataaattcaGTTGATGATATAAGATATCATTGTGCTGAAGTAGGTTTAGAGCCTTTAATTTTAAGATCAAAATATCAGTTAAATAGTTTAATCTTAGCATTAAAGAAAATAGGATTTTCTTTAAATGGAAAGATTAACATTCCACTAGCTTATGATTATTCTTGTGATCATGGTAGCTGCAGTGGAAAGTTTCATGATTTAATGAATGGTAATATCGACTTAACAACTTTAATCTATTTAAAAACATCTGAATCACCTGATAGCACAAAAATTAGGCAAACTGCAGGGATATCATATGATGATggatcttttaaattttttaatttagaaacATCGGATATATCTGCAATAGTTTGCTCGACAAATTCAACTGAAAATGATGCTGCATTACAATATTTGAGCATAAATTGTGAAACAACAGCACTAGAAGattattttaattcaatTATAAACACTAATATTGTTGTCTTATGTCCAATAGGTTgtgataatgaaaaattccAAAATGCTGCAATATATGGAAGCAAAGGAATATATTCTGATAATAGTTCTATTTGCAGAGCAGCAATACATTATGGTATAATAGACACTAAGGGAGGTTTAGTTAATGTTACAATTGAATCTGGTTTGGATCATTATGAAGGTTCAATAAGTAATAATATCGAATCCATTTcactaaataaaaacaaaaatggaTTACttgatataattataaatgaaaataatgaaagcaTCAAAGAAGAAAGTACTAGTTTTCATCACAGAACTATAAGGATTAGTGACTTGATTGAAGATTGTCCCATagatttatttcattttaatcAAACATCTTTCGTCCAGAAAGAAAGTTTAAGAGAAccaaaagaaataaaatataacgAAGAGGAAAAtacagaaaatataaatcttCATGAGTTAATTGACATGCTATTAAACAACATTGATGCTATTCATGGAGTTGATTCATCCATAATTTCAAGTGTTCAATCtgaaacaataaaaattttagaaaaaaccAAAAAAGAATTAAGGCCAGCTGATCTATTATCTAAAAAGCAGATTGAAGATGCCATaagtttatataatttaacaGAAAACTTGACTTTgtatttatatgaattatcggagaaatatatatatgatttagaaaaattaaaagaacgTTTAGAGGAATTAAAAAGAGCTCAAAAAGTTGCATATAATTTTGGtacttttaaattaaattatgaaaCTATGAATTTTTCTTCTCATTTCCGTATCTTTGATtcaaaatttatgaaaaataaaccTAGCACTTGGGGATATGCAGATACAAATATATTAGGGCATAAAAATAGTATAGGTCAAATGAAGAGTATTTCAAGCACAGAAATAGGTGAAGGATCTTACGCCAAATTAAAAggattaaatttttatgattcTGAAATAATAGTAAGTGTATTAGGTAGAGGAAATGGATGTTTAGGTGTAGTATTTAGAGCGAAAgatgattttaatttttatttatttgatatatGCAATAAAGAAGGAGTAAAAAGATTATCAAAAGTTGAAAATGGTCATGTTCAAATTTTAACAGAAAGTTATGGAGaagttaatataaataatcaaTGGAATAAATTCAAAATAATTACAGATCATGGAAATATTGATATTTATGAATTAAATGAAGATTCagaagaaattaaaatactAAGTTCTTTAGATGAAAGATTTCTTTCTGGCACAGTTGGCTTATATTCTCAAATACATGGTCAGGGAACCTTTTTTGATGATCTTGAAATTATAGCTCATCCATGTTCcgaattatcaaaaaaaaataaaaattcccAAAATTCAACTTATAATTGCCCTTTCtacaaagaaaattatataactACAAAATTCCCATATACAATTATTAATGATACTAATTATTATTGGAGATTTGAAgatgataatgataataatcaTTTATTGTGCTCTAAGAATATGAAAGATGGTGTTTCAAGTGATGATAAGTATACTATAGCACTTTTAAAACAAAGAAAATGTACTGAAGGTAACTTTACATttgatataaatttttacaacggagatgataataataatgaatcatatatatatgtacttTTTCACTTTGAAAATGAGTTTAATTATAATGCTCTTGAAATAAGATATGATAGCATTAGATTTTTTACAAACATTAACAGTAAAATAGAAACTTTATCTGAGTTAAAAGACAatgaacaaataaaaaagctAAGAATAGAGAATGAATGGGCTCATGTAAAATTGAGTTTTGATAAAACAAAGTTCCaagttataataaataataatgattatCATTTAGAGTTAGATACAGGTAATATTgatcaaaaaattattcgTCCAGGATATGTTGGCTTTTTagtttataattttgttgaAGTAAAATTTGATTCGATAGTACTTTCTCCTCCTGTGTCAAAtcaatatgaaaattttgtTCAAATTAAATCTAAAGTATGGGCATCATGTGAAGAATCTATACACGTATTAAATAGAAGATCGTCATGTGAAACAGATATATATCCAAATGAGACAAAAGAAAAGCATATTGAAtgcataaaaaatttttgtgAAGAATGTTGTTTACATCATACACAACTGTTAGATAgtaatgaaaagaaaaagtgcGAAACGCATTGCAAGAAAAACGATCATCTAGCGGCAAAAATGCAAAAggtttttgaaaaatttctCGATAAATGTGTGTcattagaagaaaataaagattatGAAAAGTGTGATGCTAACGATGGAGTTTGCAAGAATAAAGTCTGTATACTGtgttgtaaaaaaaatgatcCTGCTAATTCCAAAGAGTTTAAAGGATTATCTGTGACTGAATCAAAAGATAtacaagaaaaagaaataatagaaTGCCAATTTCAGTGTAATCATATTCAttcaacaaaaaaataa
- a CDS encoding tubulin epsilon chain, putative — protein MVREIIFLHVGQCGNQLGHEFWSVVINEHLNKKKDEKKETVYKGSFISDSMSSFFENMNENYNINDKENLKARAILIDTEMGVTNEIMKSSISSFFDENNIFTQQSGAGNNWSQGYMHYGKIYHNLIDNIIRKNVEKCDSLQSFYITSSLGGGTGSGLGSYILEMLSDSYKQVKFSNCVFPSVCDDVITSPYNSFFSLSKIHEFSNCVLPVSNDALLNILNSKKLKENENKKNNYSKMNNIVANVIVNLTSSMRFEGSLNVDINEICTNLIPYPFFNFLLSSLSPCIETENIRTFNHLFKNVLNHNNQMLIANPKDSLSLSMAFLVRGNINISDITKNVLLIKKNLNILRYNKDATKIGLCNVSPLNQPYSLLCLINSCEIRNTFLQILERFNKLFKRKAHLHHYLEYLTMDDISEFKEKIQNLIYEYSYIQKHSFCSPKFLNKRTINLLGYEICDENDINNKNSNYIDNNYPHYLKSISKSYDKYSNWFDFKNKPII, from the coding sequence ATGGTTCGTGAAATCATATTTTTACATGTTGGACAATGTGGGAATCAGTTAGGACATGAATTTTGGTCTGTAGTGATAAACGAAcatttgaataaaaaaaaagatgaaaaaaaagaaacagtATATAAAGGAAGTTTTATAAGTGATTCTATGTCttctttttttgaaaatatgaatgaaaattataatataaatgataaagaaaatttaaaggCACGAGCTATATTGATAGATACAGAAATGGGGGTAACAAATGAAATTATGAAAAGTTCCATTTCATCGTTttttgatgaaaataatatttttactcAACAATCTGGAGCAGGAAATAATTGGTCCCAAGGATATATGCATTATGGAAAAAtttatcataatttaatTGATAATATAATTAGAAAGAATGTAGAAAAATGCGATTCTTTAcaatctttttatattacatCTTCACTGGGGGGAGGAACAGGTTCTGGTTTAGGTTCTTATATTTTAGAAATGTTAAGTGACTCATATAAGCAGGTAAAATTTAGTAATTGTGTATTTCCATCTGTTTGTGATGATGTAATTACATCACCAtataatagttttttttctttatcaaaAATTCATGAATTTTCCAATTGTGTTTTACCAGTTTCAAATGATGCACTACTAAACATTTTAAATAGTAAGAAATTGaaggaaaatgaaaataaaaaaaacaattattcAAAGATGAATAATATTGTGGCTAATGTAATTGTAAATCTTACAAGTTCTATGAGATTTGAGGGATCTTTAAATGTAGACATAAATGAGATATGCACTAATTTAATTCCTTATCCCTTTTTCAACTTTTTATTGTCCTCTTTAAGCCCTTGCATAGAAACAGAAAATATTAGAACATTTaatcatttatttaaaaatgttttaaatcATAACAATCAAATGCTTATAGCAAACCCCAAGGATAGTCTAAGCTTATCTATGGCATTTTTAGTTAGGggtaatattaatatttcagATATTACAAAGAACGttttgttaataaaaaagaatttaaatatCTTAAGATACAATAAAGATGCTACAAAAATAGGGTTATGTAACGTATCTCCATTAAACCAACCATATAGTTTGTTATGTTTAATTAATTCATGTGAAATAAGAAACACATTTCTTCAAATACTGGAaagatttaataaattattcaaaaGAAAAGCTCATTTACATCATTACTTAGAATATTTAACTATGGATGACATTTCTGAATTCAAggaaaaaattcaaaatttaatttatgagTACAGTTATATTCAAAAACACTCATTTTGTTCTcccaaatttttaaataaaagaactATTAATTTATTGGGATATGAAATTTGtgatgaaaatgatataaataataagaattctaattatattgataataattatcctcattatttaaaatctATATCAAAATCTTATGATAAATATTCTAATTGGtttgattttaaaaataaacctattatttaa
- a CDS encoding bromodomain protein, putative has protein sequence MSINKIKYDELEEIKGKNEILINLLNKLIAFDKKRIFLYPVNVELVPDYLNIIKEPMDFTTMKHKIQNYKYNDFNEFEKDVYLIINNCYTYNDKSTIYHRVAENLENYYKKISIKMHKRFMNIHYLYHKDKNIINSVASSANANNVKKSYLKEKKKNEKTKKHGKVGRPCKLNADSKNSYYNNSNEFINASYKKKRISNKNLSKGIEHMYNNFVNNAVVSYTPNFVNNIYENNNSAYPNLENIIEEEDFNIIINKIQDSHDKSNDIFHLLIKMLSNNTNNHPILCNYVNINKSLREIFFEDTMFSKSKNYEYFLTDSDDNSVQSSKTNRKRKLCDVPNNLSKKNTKYELLNEKQVNNYNKYKHSESNIHFENDNKNLVSNKDIAENRKSYSINNHDMSENINNNKNLNENYNELSNNNDNLFKNKHVKDTNGKINDYFLKKKKFVHEKNKLLKETVTCNIEKEELTMNLLNYKESVKKFIGESNFPTFIKIFPNIYTILDNADVKDLYYSAFNDLRIFGLDLEDFVEFNNKITYNENYLLGIGKYHINNIFTLDKNLSNIIFDEKYNSHFSDEYKTYLSNNKNSGKNSLLCYNNSDNRYSIKSNMNLILNDKQKIENKNISEMKNKCKTMTNKNHIAFNSSRLSSYHNNNNDSAINKSDTDTDTDKEKKKKEITNDHYHNINSFNNKNNFEYEPNSYNDYEFSCESSSDNDENLNLKNFFFTYNSYINEFYKKKKRKF, from the coding sequence atgagtataaataaaatcaagTATGATGAATTAGAGGAAATAAAAggtaaaaatgaaatattaataaatttattaaacaaACTCATAGCATTCgacaaaaaaagaatatttttgtatCCAGTTAATGTCGAATTAGTTCCTGATTATCTTAATATAATCAAAGAGCCAATGGATTTTACTACGATGAAACATAAAATCcagaattataaatataatgatttCAATGAATTTGAAAAAGatgtttatttaattatcAATAATTGTTATACTTATAATGATAAAAGTACCATATATCATAGAGTAGcagaaaatttagaaaattactacaaaaaaattagcaTTAAAATGCATAAAAGATTTATGAATATACATTATCTTTAtcataaagataaaaatattataaatagtGTTGCGTCTAGTGCTAATGcaaataatgtaaaaaagagttatttaaaagaaaagaaaaaaaatgaaaaaacaaaaaagcaTGGGAAGGTAGGAAGACCATGTAAATTAAATGCCGATTCAAAAAACAGTTATTATAATAACTCAAATGAATTTATTAATgcttcttataaaaaaaaaagaattagcaataaaaatttatcaaaAGGTATTGAACACATGTATAATAACTTTGTTAATAATGCAGTTGTATCATATACACCtaattttgtaaataatatttatgaaaataataacagTGCATACCCTAACttagaaaatattatagaAGAAGAAGATTTTAACATaatcataaataaaatacaagATAGTCATGATAAATCAAAtgatatttttcatttattgaTCAAAATGTTGtctaataatacaaataatcATCCTATTTTATGTAActatgtaaatataaataaatcattGCGTGAGATTTTCTTTGAAGATACTATGTTttcaaaaagtaaaaattatgaatattttttaacagATAGTGATGATAATAGTGTACAATCATCAAAAACCAAtagaaaaaggaaattatGTGATGTTCCTAATAATTTAAGTAAGAAAAACACAAAGTAtgaattattaaatgaaaaacaagttaataattataataaatataagcaTTCAGAAAGTAATATTCATTTTGAAAACGATAATAAAAATCTTGTGAGCAATAAAGATATTGCAGAGAATAGGAAATCCTATTCAATTAATAATCATGATATGagtgaaaatataaataataataaaaatttaaatgaaaattacaATGAGTTAAGTAATAATAACgacaatttatttaaaaataaacatgTAAAAGATACTAATggtaaaataaatgattactttctaaaaaaaaaaaaatttgttcatgaaaaaaataagctATTAAAAGAAACTGTAACATGtaatattgaaaaagaagaacTAACAATGaatcttttaaattacaaagaaagtgtaaaaaaatttatcggAGAATCAAATTTTCCTAcattcattaaaatattccCTAATATTTATACTATTTTAGATAATGCAGACGTTAAAGATTTATATTACTCTGCTTTTAATGATTTAAGAATTTTTGGTTTAGATTTAGAAGATTTTGTTGAATTTAACAATAAAATAACTTATAATGAGAATTACTTACTAGGAATAGGTAAATATCACATAAATAACATCTTTACTTTggataaaaatttatcaaatattatttttgatgaaaaatataattctcACTTTTCCGATGAATATAAAACATATTTGTCAAACAATAAAAACAGTGGAAAAAATAGTTTATTATGTTATAATAACAGTGATAATAGGTATTCAATAAAAAGTAACATGAACCTCATTTTAAAcgataaacaaaaaatagaaaataaaaatatatctgaaatgaaaaataagtGTAAAACTATGACTAACAAAAATCATATAGCTTTTAATAGTAGTAGATTATCAAGCtatcataataataataatgattcaGCAATAAATAAATCAGATACAGATACAGATacagataaagaaaaaaaaaaaaaagaaataacaaATGATCATTATCATAATATAAATTcctttaataataaaaataattttgaataTGAACCTAATTCGTATAATGATTATGAATTTTCTTGTGAATCATCATCGGATAATGATGAAAATCTAAACctaaaaaatttcttttttacatataattCGTATATTAATgagttttataaaaaaaaaaaaagaaaattttga